One window of the Acetomicrobium thermoterrenum DSM 13490 genome contains the following:
- a CDS encoding IclR family transcriptional regulator, with translation MAERSFKADTVGKVTAVMELLCSSDGTYSLREIESLTGIPKSTLHRLLKSLEREEWVYADPETERYRPGVRFFLLHNERLFHQALINTASPEMERLVRETNKTAILSVLEGSVGLCIHHVEPSSPVKYVAHRGMTIPLHVSATGKVLLAFSPKDLQERIISSCLPSDVDAHRLISELEKIKSDGFAYSREEWITHAGDISVPMFDSRGTFVAQLGLAGLAASFDGQEEAIAQMLKEASRRIGSKL, from the coding sequence ATGGCAGAGAGATCTTTCAAGGCCGATACCGTCGGAAAAGTAACTGCTGTGATGGAGCTTTTGTGTTCCTCCGATGGCACCTACAGCTTAAGGGAGATAGAAAGCCTGACGGGGATCCCGAAAAGCACCCTCCATCGTCTGTTGAAATCCCTGGAAAGGGAAGAGTGGGTTTACGCCGATCCCGAGACGGAGCGATACCGCCCGGGCGTGAGGTTTTTTCTCCTTCACAATGAAAGGCTCTTCCACCAGGCTCTGATCAACACAGCCTCTCCCGAAATGGAGCGCCTCGTCCGCGAAACGAATAAGACCGCCATCTTAAGCGTCCTGGAGGGTTCGGTCGGGCTATGTATACACCATGTTGAACCCTCAAGCCCCGTAAAATACGTAGCTCATCGCGGAATGACCATACCCTTGCACGTAAGCGCCACGGGAAAGGTGCTTCTTGCCTTCAGCCCCAAGGATCTGCAGGAACGAATCATATCTTCATGCCTTCCTTCCGATGTCGACGCTCATCGCCTAATAAGTGAGCTTGAAAAGATCAAAAGCGACGGATTTGCCTACAGCAGAGAGGAATGGATAACCCACGCCGGTGATATAAGCGTACCTATGTTCGACTCGAGGGGGACCTTCGTCGCCCAGCTGGGGCTGGCGGGGCTGGCCGCCAGCTTCGACGGCCAAGAAGAGGCCATAGCGCAGATGTTGAAAGAAGCCTCCCGCCGCATAGGATCAAAACTTTAA